The following coding sequences lie in one Gouania willdenowi chromosome 5, fGouWil2.1, whole genome shotgun sequence genomic window:
- the evc gene encoding ellis-van Creveld syndrome protein isoform X1 encodes MEDCGTDVLVSFTESLHVFPGLLTAATVCGGLTGILTAALLYVYCLKPLLLTRQGYNARRLLEPDDEEVDHHHHHHHHSDCVSHSRKEAASGNTDDKERKQPLINNEVAAFASRAKVIYPINQKYRPLADGASNPSLHEHSKIPAVDNEDSSSSTIGESLSQEQDNDDSSQFISSSQVPKSLQNQSFHRVSHYPCTLTQGGFEGRISLYFLALQDLQHLCSQLQEEKHLIFLQVVKTLFNSRFPKDFVRDALQLQEKEVNELGKELRTAQDPKNNDAPCTLEEIERAQKEFLERALQTSKGFSRQVEDLCQHVLRRSSPFSSEEAQKAISFLTQTLLLVETNLMREQEAQLTRIQMKLLWWEELTALIQSQPALLRWEVTLRQGVIATVLEQLTSDDVLKFSHMEEILSEIQDALTEGLQQCNEECSKKTNELVKEKCSKKESRRKKLERSQTKERTRTFETKQTHCDPQEITKVYQDLLLKQRQEMVELEFQQDNRVADALCDLWKVKKLHTSCSKRLGEVAKEVFLTSVPAQTKLSAGECETLWLSLEQVLAAQLHLAENTIRQQLLDIRTQLNKDGEEWAEGASLLQACLKHLGEQQMKILQATVAKQSYTINSETGMLIEKKHEQLLVAVQRNFVVRHFNLHILREMRLSKLKVLSQTDYRALLKEDLGKNPPCVNPTLKSSSASLAERHLGPESQLLTNSLQQEFLSELETGSELLQNHAQLLLGNALSHAVQQMMEAIPTASNPRSKEDDELKHHLTEAAAESVYITKDSLTSLVQNYYSQLQDINHRLMQDESNSNQKRTEIHETSNNLNRALMKELVNWSKKPASAEFQQRVELYKKKVLEQCNLDQKGKHEELMQRKAAEDQTMMRIKEESLKAEKHFMSELTALARISVCFPDSESSEDDNTGNPSGTILDLLTLNPALDPALNPSLTPSFVTPRVKSEPKQKRERESHIK; translated from the exons GAAAGGAAGCAGCCGCTCATTAACAATGAAGTGGCTGCATTTGCATCCAGAGCAAAGGTGATTTACCCCATCAACCAGAAATACAGA CCACTAGCAGATGGAGCTTCTAACCCGTCTCTACACGAACACTCAAAGATTCCAGCGGTGGATAATGAAGATTCGTCTTCCTCAACAATTGGAGAGTCTCTGAGCCAAGAGCAAGACAATGATGACAGCAGCCAGTTTATTTCCTCCTCCCAGGTCCCCAAAAGCCTTCAGAATCAGAGTTTCCACAGGGTCTCACATTATCCCTGCACACTGACACAAGGAGG GTTTGAAGGCAGGATCAGCCTTTATTTTTTAGCCCTTCAAGATCTACAACATCTGTGCTCACAGCTGCAGGAAGAAAAACACCTG ATTTTTCTTCAAGTTGTAAAAACGTTATTCAACAGTCGGTTTCCAAAAGACTTTGTCAGAGATGCTTTGCAGCTGCAGGAGAAG GAAGTGAATGAGTTGGGAAAAGAGTTGCGAACTGCACAAGACCCCAAGAACAATGATGCACCGTGCACGCTGGAGGAGATTGAAAGAGCTCAGAAAGAGTTCCTGGAACGTGCCCTTCAAACa TCCAAAGGCTTCAGCAGACAGGTAGAAGACTTGTGCCAACACGTACTCAGGAGGAGCAGCCCTTTCTCCTCAGAAGAAGCACAGAAAGCCATTTCCTTTCTTACTCAGACTCTCTTGCTGGTAGAAACCAACCTTATGAGGGAACAGGAAGCCCAACTAACA AGGATACAAATGAAGCTGTTGTGGTGGGAGGAGCTGACTGCACTTATCCAATCCCAGCCTGCTTTGCTGAGGTGGGAAGTGACTCTGAGGCAGGGTGTGATTGCCACAGTATTAGAACAGCTGACAAGTGATGACGTCTTGAAATTCAGCCACATGGAAGAGATACTTTCAGAGATCCAGGACGCTCTGACTGAAGGTCTTCAGCAGTGCAATGAGG AGTGCTCTAAGAAGACAAACGAGCTGGTGAAAGAGAAGTGCAGCAAAAAAGAATCCAGAAGAAAAAAGCTTGAGAGAAGCCAAACAAAAGAGAGGACCCGCACATTTGAAACGAAACAGACTCACTGTGACCCACAGGAAATCACAAAG GTCTACCAGGATTTGCTGCTGAAACAGAGGCAGGAGATGGTTGAGCTGGAGTTTCAGCAGGACAATAGAGTGGCTGATGCACTGTGTGACCTTTGGAAGGTAAAG AAACTTCACACCTCCTGCTCAAAGAGGCTGGGGGAAGTAGCCAAGGAGGTGTTCCTCACGTCTGTTCCCGCTCAGACGAAGCTCTCTGCTGGAGAATGTGAGACGTTGTGGTTGAGTCTGGAGCAGGTTTTGGCTGCTCAGCTGCATCTGGCTGAAAACACCATCAGACAGCAGCTCCTGGACATCAGGACTCAGCTTAACAAGGATGGAGAG GAATGGGCCGAGGGAGCGTCTCTGCTACAGGCATGTCTAAAGCATTTGGGTGAACAACAGATGAAGATCCTCCAAGCTACAGTAGCCAAACAGAGCTATACAATCAACag TGAAACTGGAATGCTGATTGAGAAGAAACATGAGCAGCTGCTGGTTGCAGTGCAGAGGAACTTTGTGGTCAGGCACTTCAATCTGCACATTCTGAGAGAGATGAGGCTTTCCAAGCTCAAGGTGCTTTCTCAGACTGATTACAGAGCTCTGCTGAAGGAAGACCTCGGTAAAAATCCGCCCTGCGTCAACCCAACTCTCAAG AGCAGCAGTGCCAGCCTGGCAGAGAGACACCTGGGTCCAGAGAGCCAGCTTTTAACAAACAGCCTGCAGCAGGAGTTCCTGTCAGAGCTGGAAACTGGGAGCGAGCTTCTGCAGAACCACGCACAGCTGCTGCTTGGTAACGCCCTCAGCCACGCCGTTCAGCAGATGATGGAGGCCATACCCACAGCGTCCAACCCACGCTCGAAAGAGGACGATGaactaaaa CACCACCTGACAGAAGCTGCCGCAGAGAGCGTTTACATCACCAAGGACTCCCTCACCTCCCTGGTCCAGAACTACTATTCCCAGCTACAGGACATCAACCACAGACTGATGCAGGATGAGTCAAACTCTAACCAAA AGCGGACAGAAATACATGAAACTAGTAATAACCTGAACAGAGCCCTAATGAAGGAGCTGGTGAACTGGAGCAAGAAACCTGCATCAGCTGAGTTTCAGCAAAG GGTTGAACTTTACAAAAAGAAGGTGTTGGAGCAGTGCAATTTGGATCAGAAGGGAAAACATGAGGAGTTGATGCAGAGAAAAGCAGCTGAAGATCAAACTATGATGAGGATCAAAGAGGAGTCCCTG AAAGCAGAAAAACACTTCATGAGTGAGTTGACAGCTTTGGCTCGAATTTCTGTCTGCTTTCCGGATTCAGAGTCCAGTGAAGACGACAACACTG GAAATCCCAGTGGCACGATATTGGACCTTCTGACCCTGAACCCAGCATTAGATCCTGCCTTGAATCCTTCATTGACTCCTTCGTTTGTTACACCTAGAGTGAAATCAGAACCAAAGCAGAAAAGAGAGCGAGAGTCTCATATCAAATAA
- the LOC114463620 gene encoding major intrinsically disordered Notch2-binding receptor 1-like isoform X2: MVSTRFKLHHLIELRSLLFAAASRDPCFPASLFRERVATTGEGLSPIGVAADIVTIFNLIQMTSGIFEGIQPMRVQTVLPVDQSPSPSLSEMDQMNFTGQEREHAHLDSGGRPIDQHLLFPKSNYSFRKRASLPPDPSSLVSSPPIRARAVSFDLPHTTLLYSSGQLPNEIMKTIYFPLDTDSESSGESASMEVFETEQGSSVDQKRNIFKKDFHNQPPLIPQVTVCSESPSPNKAKEGFDNRNFEVPNPYPSPILGHHLPDQGAKHESLNDLQDSTYFGPGATSESTPRHLRPPRSQRPIWSNKSHSLEDQISFGNIGKGMETHMGLLPRRSTPAINILGGSSGGESGDNGLPSGADGMKTQGTQTDPPDTRRLRSLVHADRLSFMTSLDDPDLCEDDISAIFRFLDDISMCGSTGVLHHNDGPTNPDTHEARRGRLGQLKRLFHSLESSDDGLQASVCRLLLRMSQIERQLESLNEVKAEISQVLSALQRLDEKIQQPVNVTGVPDTGGRWLEPLSGVSSFMSHPISPSDVSEPQPMSGSGHLFPGTSTSSLNWSRWNTTGDQTENSKEVKEGKKDVSSCRSSKTLPDEKSISDSKHLNVPTSARDWTVSFSKDKDGKASQRKVGQTEQSGSTTNLLSQKSTNLVEQVFNSSLFRNKERSLASRLTSGKVIDPRLAEGRGRPVWTVDDREARISPLDLQGQEILNPNNMEFWMDDCYTPGYDALLRRKQADLRRAKACKLLALIAIVVVIILIIVIPVCTMGLQKH; the protein is encoded by the exons ATGGTCAGCACTCGCTTCAAACTACATCACCTCATCGAGCTCAGGAGTCTGCTGTTTGCTGCTGCCAGCAGAGACCCTTGTTTCCCAGCCTCTTTATTCAGAGAACGTGTTGCAACAACAGGAGAGGGGCTTTCACCCATAGGGGTCGCTGCTGACATAGTAactatttttaatcttattcaAATGACTAGTGGGATTTTTGAAGGCATCCAACCAATGAGAGTGCAGACAGTCCTCCCTGTTGACCAGTCTCCAAGCCCGAGTCTGTCTGAAATGGATCAAATGAACTTTACTGGCCAAGAAAGAGAACATGCCCACTTAGATTCTGGGGGCAGGCCTATCGATCAGCACTTACTTTTTCCTAAATCAAATTACTCATTCCGCAAGCGAGCTAGTCTTCCCCCAGATCCCTCCTCTCTTGTATCCTCTCCTCCTATCAGGGCGAGGGCCGTGTCTTTTGACCTGCCCCACACAACATTATTGTACTCAAGTGGTCAACTTCCTAATGAGATTATGAAGACCATCTACTTTCCTCTGGACACAGATAGTGAATCAAGTGGAGAGTCTGCTTCAATGGAGGTGTTTGAAACTGAACAGGGATCATCAGTTGACCAGaagagaaacatttttaaaaaggacTTCCACAACCAACCACCTCTAATACCACAGGTGACCGTTTGCAGTGAATCTCCAAGTCCTAACAAAGCAAAAGAAGGCTTCGACAATCGTAATTTTGAAGTTCCGAATCCCTACCCTTCGCCAATATTAGGGCACCACTTACCAGATCAAGGAGCAAAACACGAGAGTCTCAACGACCTGCAGGATTCAACCTATTTTGGACCCGGGGCAACATCAGAGTCCACGCCTCGGCACCTTCGACCCCCCCGCAGCCAAAGGCCTATCTGGAGCAATAAGAGTCACAGTCTCGAGGACCAAATCAGTTTTGGAAACATTGGAAAGGGAATGGAGACACACATGGGACTACTTCCAAGAAGATCAACCCCGGCAATTAATATCTTAGGGGGCTCCTCAGGTGGTGAGAGTGGAGACAATGGATTACCAAGTGGAGCTGATGGAATGAAAACTCAAGGAACGCAAACAGACCCACCAGATACCCGGCGACTTCGTAGCCTGGTCCATGCTGATCGCCTTTCCTTCATGACCTCTTTAGATGACCCGGATCTTTGTGAGGATGACATCAGTGCCATCTTTCGTTTCTTAGATGATATTAGCATGTGTGGGTCCACAGGGGTCCTACATCATAACGATGGCCCCACTAACCCGGACACTCATGAGGCAAGGCGTGGTCGCCTTGGTCAACTCAAAAGGCTCTTTCACTCTTTAGAAAGTAGTGATGATGGGCTCCAGGCCAGCGTCTGTAGGCTGCTACTCCGCATGAGTCAGATCGAAAGACAGTTAGAGTCATTAAACGAAGTGAAGGCAGAGATTTCCCAGGTGCTCTCTGCTTTGCAAAGACTGgatgaaaaaatacaacaaccAGTTAATGTTACCGGTGTACCAGACACTGGTGGGAGGTGGCTGGAGCCTCTTAGCGGTGTCTCCTCTTTCATGAGCCACCCCATAAGTCCTTCAGATGTATCAGAGCCTCAGCCTATGTCTGGATCTGGGCATTTATTCCCAGGAACCAGTACCAGTAGTTTGAACTGGAGCCGGTGGAACACTACAGGGGATCAAACAGAAAACAGCAAGGAAGTAAAAGAAGGGAAGAAAGACGTATCATCTTGTCGTTCTTCTAAAACCCTGCCAGATGAGAAAAGTATCTCTGACTCGAAGCATTTGAATGTACCCACTTCAGCTAGAGACTGGACTGTTTCATTCTCAAAGGATAAAGATGGTAAAGCTTCACAAAGAAAAGTCGGACAG ACGGAACAATCGGGCAGCACCACTAACCTACTCTCCCAAAAGTCAACCAACTTAGTGGAACAAGTATTTAACTCCTCCCTCTTTCGCAATAAAGAGCGCAGCCTGGCAAGCCGACTGACCAGTGGAAAGGTCATTGACCCCAGGCTGGCTGAAGGGAGGGGAAGGCCAGTATGGACGGTAGATGACAGAGAGGCCCGGATATCCCCTTTAGACTTACAG GGTCAGGAGATTCTGAATCCCAACAACATGGAGTTCTGGATGGACGACTGCTACACTCCGGGCTACGACGCTCTCCTGAGGCGTAAGCAGGCTGACCTCCGTCGTGCCAAGGCCTGCAAGCTGCTTGCACTCATTGCCATTGTGGTGGTAATTATTCTCATCATTGTCATTCCCGTTTGCACCATGGGTTTGCAGAAACACTGA
- the LOC114463620 gene encoding major intrinsically disordered Notch2-binding receptor 1-like isoform X1 yields MANMKHEYSGVLLGILEDLANMRQWLSFQDLCRMVSTRFKLHHLIELRSLLFAAASRDPCFPASLFRERVATTGEGLSPIGVAADIVTIFNLIQMTSGIFEGIQPMRVQTVLPVDQSPSPSLSEMDQMNFTGQEREHAHLDSGGRPIDQHLLFPKSNYSFRKRASLPPDPSSLVSSPPIRARAVSFDLPHTTLLYSSGQLPNEIMKTIYFPLDTDSESSGESASMEVFETEQGSSVDQKRNIFKKDFHNQPPLIPQVTVCSESPSPNKAKEGFDNRNFEVPNPYPSPILGHHLPDQGAKHESLNDLQDSTYFGPGATSESTPRHLRPPRSQRPIWSNKSHSLEDQISFGNIGKGMETHMGLLPRRSTPAINILGGSSGGESGDNGLPSGADGMKTQGTQTDPPDTRRLRSLVHADRLSFMTSLDDPDLCEDDISAIFRFLDDISMCGSTGVLHHNDGPTNPDTHEARRGRLGQLKRLFHSLESSDDGLQASVCRLLLRMSQIERQLESLNEVKAEISQVLSALQRLDEKIQQPVNVTGVPDTGGRWLEPLSGVSSFMSHPISPSDVSEPQPMSGSGHLFPGTSTSSLNWSRWNTTGDQTENSKEVKEGKKDVSSCRSSKTLPDEKSISDSKHLNVPTSARDWTVSFSKDKDGKASQRKVGQTEQSGSTTNLLSQKSTNLVEQVFNSSLFRNKERSLASRLTSGKVIDPRLAEGRGRPVWTVDDREARISPLDLQGQEILNPNNMEFWMDDCYTPGYDALLRRKQADLRRAKACKLLALIAIVVVIILIIVIPVCTMGLQKH; encoded by the exons ATGGCTAACATGAAACATGAATACTCTGGGGTCCTCCTTGGGATCCTGGAGGATCTGGCTAATATGCGCCAGTGGCTATCGTTCCAGGACTTGTGTCGTATGGTCAGCACTCGCTTCAAACTACATCACCTCATCGAGCTCAGGAGTCTGCTGTTTGCTGCTGCCAGCAGAGACCCTTGTTTCCCAGCCTCTTTATTCAGAGAACGTGTTGCAACAACAGGAGAGGGGCTTTCACCCATAGGGGTCGCTGCTGACATAGTAactatttttaatcttattcaAATGACTAGTGGGATTTTTGAAGGCATCCAACCAATGAGAGTGCAGACAGTCCTCCCTGTTGACCAGTCTCCAAGCCCGAGTCTGTCTGAAATGGATCAAATGAACTTTACTGGCCAAGAAAGAGAACATGCCCACTTAGATTCTGGGGGCAGGCCTATCGATCAGCACTTACTTTTTCCTAAATCAAATTACTCATTCCGCAAGCGAGCTAGTCTTCCCCCAGATCCCTCCTCTCTTGTATCCTCTCCTCCTATCAGGGCGAGGGCCGTGTCTTTTGACCTGCCCCACACAACATTATTGTACTCAAGTGGTCAACTTCCTAATGAGATTATGAAGACCATCTACTTTCCTCTGGACACAGATAGTGAATCAAGTGGAGAGTCTGCTTCAATGGAGGTGTTTGAAACTGAACAGGGATCATCAGTTGACCAGaagagaaacatttttaaaaaggacTTCCACAACCAACCACCTCTAATACCACAGGTGACCGTTTGCAGTGAATCTCCAAGTCCTAACAAAGCAAAAGAAGGCTTCGACAATCGTAATTTTGAAGTTCCGAATCCCTACCCTTCGCCAATATTAGGGCACCACTTACCAGATCAAGGAGCAAAACACGAGAGTCTCAACGACCTGCAGGATTCAACCTATTTTGGACCCGGGGCAACATCAGAGTCCACGCCTCGGCACCTTCGACCCCCCCGCAGCCAAAGGCCTATCTGGAGCAATAAGAGTCACAGTCTCGAGGACCAAATCAGTTTTGGAAACATTGGAAAGGGAATGGAGACACACATGGGACTACTTCCAAGAAGATCAACCCCGGCAATTAATATCTTAGGGGGCTCCTCAGGTGGTGAGAGTGGAGACAATGGATTACCAAGTGGAGCTGATGGAATGAAAACTCAAGGAACGCAAACAGACCCACCAGATACCCGGCGACTTCGTAGCCTGGTCCATGCTGATCGCCTTTCCTTCATGACCTCTTTAGATGACCCGGATCTTTGTGAGGATGACATCAGTGCCATCTTTCGTTTCTTAGATGATATTAGCATGTGTGGGTCCACAGGGGTCCTACATCATAACGATGGCCCCACTAACCCGGACACTCATGAGGCAAGGCGTGGTCGCCTTGGTCAACTCAAAAGGCTCTTTCACTCTTTAGAAAGTAGTGATGATGGGCTCCAGGCCAGCGTCTGTAGGCTGCTACTCCGCATGAGTCAGATCGAAAGACAGTTAGAGTCATTAAACGAAGTGAAGGCAGAGATTTCCCAGGTGCTCTCTGCTTTGCAAAGACTGgatgaaaaaatacaacaaccAGTTAATGTTACCGGTGTACCAGACACTGGTGGGAGGTGGCTGGAGCCTCTTAGCGGTGTCTCCTCTTTCATGAGCCACCCCATAAGTCCTTCAGATGTATCAGAGCCTCAGCCTATGTCTGGATCTGGGCATTTATTCCCAGGAACCAGTACCAGTAGTTTGAACTGGAGCCGGTGGAACACTACAGGGGATCAAACAGAAAACAGCAAGGAAGTAAAAGAAGGGAAGAAAGACGTATCATCTTGTCGTTCTTCTAAAACCCTGCCAGATGAGAAAAGTATCTCTGACTCGAAGCATTTGAATGTACCCACTTCAGCTAGAGACTGGACTGTTTCATTCTCAAAGGATAAAGATGGTAAAGCTTCACAAAGAAAAGTCGGACAG ACGGAACAATCGGGCAGCACCACTAACCTACTCTCCCAAAAGTCAACCAACTTAGTGGAACAAGTATTTAACTCCTCCCTCTTTCGCAATAAAGAGCGCAGCCTGGCAAGCCGACTGACCAGTGGAAAGGTCATTGACCCCAGGCTGGCTGAAGGGAGGGGAAGGCCAGTATGGACGGTAGATGACAGAGAGGCCCGGATATCCCCTTTAGACTTACAG GGTCAGGAGATTCTGAATCCCAACAACATGGAGTTCTGGATGGACGACTGCTACACTCCGGGCTACGACGCTCTCCTGAGGCGTAAGCAGGCTGACCTCCGTCGTGCCAAGGCCTGCAAGCTGCTTGCACTCATTGCCATTGTGGTGGTAATTATTCTCATCATTGTCATTCCCGTTTGCACCATGGGTTTGCAGAAACACTGA